A section of the Streptomyces sp. NBC_01408 genome encodes:
- a CDS encoding methylmalonyl-CoA mutase family protein, with the protein MTVLPDDGLSLAAEFPDATHEQWQRLVEGVLRKSGKEVSGEAAEDALSTTLEDGLTTRPLYTAPETAADTGFPGFAPFVRGGRAEGNAADGWDVRQRHLGGDPVRVNEAVLADLENGVTSLWLTLGRDGIPLDGLARALDGVYLDLAPVSLDAGAEYAEAARALLRLYAEREVAPAAARGCLGADPLGHEARTGEALGLADALELARTAAAEYPGIRALAVDALPYHEAGGSAAEELGLSLATGVAYLRALTGAGLSTEAALGQLEFRYAATADQFLTIAKLRAARRLWARVAEACGAPEAGAQRQHAVTSPVMMTRRDPWVNMLRTTVACMAAGVAGADSVTVLTFDHELGLPDAFARRIARNTSTILVEESHLARVIDPAGGSYYVERLTDELAHAAWEFFQTVEKAGGQAAALRSGLVADHLAATWAARSKKIAKRREPITGVSEFPLLSEKPVVREPAPAGPTGGLPRVRRDEAYEALRARSDAHLAATGARPRIFLAALGPAAAHTARATFASNLFQAGGVEAVHDPVSVDPATAAAAYTASGADGMAVLCSSDALYEEQAEAVAEALRAAGATTVFLAGRPGTAPTAVDEYVFAGCDAVAVLSSVLDRMGVAS; encoded by the coding sequence ATGACGGTCCTGCCTGACGACGGGCTCTCCTTGGCCGCCGAGTTCCCTGACGCGACGCATGAGCAGTGGCAGCGCCTGGTTGAAGGCGTGCTGCGAAAGTCGGGCAAGGAAGTATCCGGCGAGGCAGCGGAAGACGCCCTGTCCACGACGCTCGAGGACGGGCTCACCACCCGTCCGCTGTACACCGCGCCCGAGACGGCGGCCGACACCGGTTTCCCGGGGTTCGCCCCCTTCGTCCGCGGAGGCAGGGCCGAGGGCAATGCTGCTGACGGCTGGGACGTACGCCAGCGTCACCTGGGCGGCGATCCCGTACGGGTGAACGAGGCGGTCCTCGCCGACCTGGAGAACGGCGTCACCTCCCTCTGGCTCACGCTGGGCCGCGACGGCATCCCGCTCGACGGGCTCGCCCGCGCCCTGGACGGGGTCTACCTCGACCTCGCCCCGGTGTCCCTGGACGCCGGCGCCGAATACGCCGAGGCCGCCCGCGCCCTGCTGCGCCTGTACGCCGAGCGCGAGGTGGCCCCCGCGGCCGCCCGTGGCTGCCTCGGCGCCGACCCGCTGGGCCACGAGGCCCGTACCGGCGAGGCCCTCGGCCTGGCCGACGCCCTCGAACTGGCCCGGACGGCCGCCGCCGAGTACCCGGGGATCCGCGCCCTGGCCGTGGACGCGCTGCCCTACCACGAGGCCGGCGGTTCGGCGGCCGAGGAGCTGGGCCTGTCCCTGGCCACCGGCGTCGCCTACCTGCGGGCCCTCACCGGGGCCGGGCTGAGCACCGAAGCGGCGCTGGGCCAGCTGGAGTTCCGCTACGCCGCCACCGCCGACCAGTTCCTCACCATCGCCAAACTGCGCGCCGCCCGCCGCCTGTGGGCCCGCGTCGCCGAGGCCTGCGGCGCCCCCGAGGCCGGCGCCCAGCGCCAGCACGCGGTGACCTCGCCGGTGATGATGACCCGCCGGGACCCGTGGGTGAACATGCTGCGCACCACCGTGGCCTGCATGGCCGCGGGGGTGGCGGGCGCGGACTCGGTCACCGTCCTGACCTTCGACCACGAACTGGGCCTGCCCGACGCCTTCGCGCGCCGGATCGCCCGCAACACCTCCACCATCCTGGTGGAGGAGTCGCACCTGGCCCGCGTGATCGACCCGGCCGGCGGCTCGTACTACGTCGAGCGCCTCACCGACGAACTCGCCCACGCCGCCTGGGAGTTCTTCCAGACCGTGGAGAAGGCGGGCGGCCAGGCCGCCGCCCTGCGCTCCGGGCTGGTCGCCGACCACCTCGCCGCCACCTGGGCCGCGCGCTCGAAGAAGATCGCCAAGCGCCGCGAACCCATCACCGGGGTGAGCGAGTTCCCGCTTCTCTCGGAGAAGCCGGTCGTACGCGAGCCCGCGCCCGCGGGACCCACCGGCGGACTGCCCCGCGTCCGGCGCGACGAGGCCTACGAGGCGCTGCGCGCCCGCAGCGACGCGCACCTGGCGGCGACCGGGGCCCGGCCGAGGATCTTCCTCGCCGCGCTGGGCCCGGCGGCCGCGCACACCGCGCGGGCCACCTTCGCCTCGAACCTGTTCCAGGCGGGCGGCGTCGAGGCTGTGCACGACCCGGTGTCCGTGGACCCGGCGACGGCCGCCGCGGCCTACACGGCGAGCGGCGCCGACGGGATGGCCGTGCTGTGCTCCAGTGACGCCCTGTACGAGGAGCAGGCCGAAGCGGTGGCCGAGGCCCTGCGTGCGGCGGGCGCCACGACCGTGTTCCTCGCCGGCAGGCCCGGCACCGCCCCGACCGCCGTGGACGAGTACGTCTTCGCCGGCTGCGACGCGGTCGCCGTGCTGTCCTCCGTTCTCGACCGGATGGGAGTCGCGTCTTGA
- a CDS encoding ROK family transcriptional regulator: MAGDSRASANAAAVLRTVLEHGPVARSGIAGLCGLSPAAVSRQATGLLRAGLLRELPGPAAGVGRPRIPLDLHTGAVGGPVAAGLHIGVPASTFSLVDLRGRLLARRAFPHRDPRSPGLTREIAVQLGGFLREFDTGRPLLGVGAALGGWVRPADGTVVRHEPLGWRDRPLAAELARALDLPVSVDNHARAVAHAEILFGRPEARHSLVHLFIGNVVDAAFGIEGTVHQGPGAAAGDVAHLPVPGSEVPCACGRTGCLQATASDTALGAEAVRRGIVPEPSVPLLVDAAATGDSRADRLLRERARAVGRAAALLLDVFNPAVMVVTELSSVLHDGYLDEIREAAAALSRVHRDPGRVVSPYAGPAVLPGAAATVLLHPLFRDPSHLN, from the coding sequence ATGGCCGGCGACAGCCGGGCCTCCGCCAATGCCGCCGCCGTGCTGCGCACGGTGCTGGAGCACGGGCCCGTCGCGCGGAGCGGTATCGCGGGGCTGTGCGGGCTGAGCCCCGCCGCCGTGTCCCGGCAGGCCACCGGCCTGCTCCGCGCCGGGCTGCTGCGCGAGCTGCCCGGGCCCGCGGCAGGCGTGGGGCGGCCGCGGATCCCGCTCGACCTGCACACCGGGGCCGTCGGCGGGCCGGTCGCCGCCGGGCTGCACATCGGGGTACCCGCCTCCACCTTCAGCCTCGTCGACCTGCGCGGCCGCCTCCTGGCCCGCCGGGCCTTCCCGCACCGGGACCCCCGTTCCCCCGGCCTCACCCGCGAGATCGCCGTGCAACTGGGCGGCTTCCTACGCGAGTTCGACACCGGTCGGCCTCTTCTCGGCGTCGGCGCCGCCCTCGGCGGCTGGGTCCGCCCCGCCGACGGGACCGTCGTTCGGCACGAGCCGCTCGGCTGGCGGGACCGGCCCCTCGCCGCCGAGCTCGCGCGGGCGCTGGACCTGCCGGTGTCCGTGGACAACCATGCCCGCGCCGTCGCGCACGCCGAGATCCTCTTCGGCCGCCCGGAGGCCCGCCACAGCCTCGTCCACCTCTTCATCGGCAATGTCGTCGACGCCGCCTTCGGCATCGAGGGCACCGTGCACCAGGGCCCCGGCGCCGCCGCCGGCGACGTCGCGCACCTTCCGGTGCCCGGATCGGAAGTGCCGTGCGCGTGCGGCCGTACGGGCTGCCTCCAGGCGACCGCCTCGGACACCGCCCTCGGCGCCGAGGCCGTGCGCCGCGGCATCGTCCCCGAACCGTCCGTCCCGCTGCTCGTGGACGCGGCCGCCACCGGCGACTCACGCGCCGACCGGCTGCTGCGCGAGCGCGCCCGCGCCGTCGGCCGGGCCGCCGCCCTGCTCCTCGACGTCTTCAACCCGGCCGTCATGGTGGTCACCGAGCTGTCGAGCGTGCTGCACGACGGGTACCTCGACGAGATCCGCGAGGCGGCCGCCGCCCTCTCCCGCGTCCACCGCGATCCGGGGCGGGTCGTGAGCCCGTACGCCGGGCCCGCCGTACTCCCGGGGGCGGCGGCGACCGTACTGCTCCATCCGCTCTTCCGTGACCCCTCCCATCTCAATTGA